From a region of the Sphingopyxis sp. YR583 genome:
- a CDS encoding VOC family protein, with product MQLNLLVLRAHNPERLAGFYTGLGLRFTPEKHGSGPLHMACDTGHGIFEIYPCSEAHTHTRGVRIGFAVTDLDGHCRQVESGFGRLVRAPQVTEWGRTATIEDPEGHVIDLTEID from the coding sequence ATGCAGCTTAACCTGCTCGTTCTGCGCGCGCATAATCCGGAGAGGCTGGCGGGCTTCTATACGGGGCTCGGACTTCGTTTCACTCCCGAGAAACATGGTTCCGGGCCGCTTCATATGGCGTGCGATACCGGCCACGGGATTTTCGAGATCTATCCGTGCAGCGAGGCACACACCCATACTCGCGGCGTAAGGATCGGCTTCGCCGTGACCGATCTCGATGGCCATTGCCGGCAGGTCGAGTCCGGCTTTGGCCGTCTCGTCCGGGCGCCACAGGTAACCGAGTGGGGGCGCACTGCCACGATCGAGGATCCGGAAGGTCATGTCATCGATCTCACCGAGATCGACTAA
- a CDS encoding XRE family transcriptional regulator, with product MTSPTLPKAIGEFIDAVRSEVAAAVDVDAPAKADGEWWIDIEIDGMQSQILWQKSSGFGVYVRETGFGARPQEIYRKATEAGARVLQLAAQWKKDATHHALRLNELRHLLGETQGDVAKALNLDQARISKIENAADMKISTLLDFLAAMGGTLELRARFSSLEAAIEPVDPVRRKVRVRHAA from the coding sequence ATGACTAGCCCAACCCTCCCAAAGGCTATCGGCGAGTTCATCGACGCGGTTCGATCCGAAGTCGCGGCGGCGGTCGATGTCGATGCGCCGGCAAAAGCTGATGGTGAATGGTGGATCGATATCGAGATCGACGGGATGCAGAGTCAGATACTTTGGCAAAAATCATCCGGTTTTGGTGTCTATGTTCGCGAGACCGGCTTCGGCGCGCGGCCGCAGGAAATTTATCGCAAGGCTACCGAAGCCGGAGCGCGCGTGCTGCAACTCGCGGCGCAATGGAAGAAGGATGCAACGCATCATGCCTTGCGATTGAACGAGCTGCGACATTTGTTGGGAGAAACGCAGGGCGATGTCGCCAAGGCGTTGAACCTCGACCAGGCCCGTATATCCAAGATCGAGAATGCCGCGGATATGAAGATCAGCACCTTGTTGGACTTCCTCGCTGCGATGGGAGGGACGTTGGAGCTTCGCGCCCGTTTCTCGTCCCTTGAGGCTGCGATCGAACCCGTCGATCCCGTGCGCAGGAAAGTGAGAGTGCGGCATGCAGCTTAA